The following proteins are encoded in a genomic region of Parafrankia discariae:
- a CDS encoding FAD-binding monooxygenase, with the protein MGGGPAGLYFAISAKRRDAGHEITVVDRDPPGATYGWGVVYWDNLLDMLFRNDPDSAREIRAASNLWQEQDISLGGERVAHFAGYGFSVQRAALLDILTRRAQELGVRVEYGREVSDLTDLADLGCLGGLGTHADADLVVAADGANSQVRSMFGDRFGTRVDTGGNRYIWLGTPRRFESFTFAFEPTPAGWVWFHAYPSGTDVSTCIVECAPRTWDALGLGAAGEGEGLRLLGEIFAGPLAGEGLIDQPRRPARWQRFGQVSNRGWYWDNMVLLGDAAHTTHFTLGSGTTLAMMDGVMLAQMLYEHGEVPVALAEFDRAGRAALAPIQARARTSMAWFERLDAQFDRARPVADGEPDPVSFAYAMANRQGDQPPWRYQTHRAMQVGAVRRLRREVDSSVRWYLARRRGEPARPGSARGGSAASPDHRDLVAVR; encoded by the coding sequence GTGGGCGGGGGCCCGGCCGGGCTCTACTTCGCCATCTCCGCGAAGCGCCGGGACGCCGGCCACGAGATCACCGTCGTGGACCGTGACCCACCCGGCGCGACGTACGGCTGGGGCGTCGTCTACTGGGACAACCTGCTCGACATGCTGTTCCGCAACGATCCCGACAGCGCCCGCGAGATCCGCGCCGCGTCCAACCTCTGGCAGGAGCAGGACATCAGCCTGGGTGGTGAGCGGGTGGCGCACTTCGCCGGCTACGGGTTCAGCGTGCAGCGGGCGGCCCTGCTCGACATCCTCACCCGGCGGGCGCAGGAGCTCGGCGTGCGGGTCGAGTACGGCCGCGAGGTCTCCGATCTCACCGACCTGGCGGACCTCGGGTGCCTCGGCGGCCTCGGCACGCACGCTGACGCCGACCTCGTGGTCGCCGCGGACGGCGCGAACAGCCAGGTGCGGAGCATGTTCGGGGACCGGTTCGGCACCCGGGTCGACACCGGCGGCAACCGCTACATCTGGCTGGGCACGCCGCGGCGCTTCGAGAGCTTCACGTTCGCGTTCGAGCCGACCCCGGCCGGCTGGGTGTGGTTCCACGCCTACCCCTCCGGGACTGACGTGAGCACCTGCATCGTCGAGTGCGCGCCGCGGACCTGGGACGCGCTCGGCCTGGGCGCCGCGGGCGAGGGCGAGGGGTTGCGCCTGCTCGGGGAGATCTTCGCCGGCCCGCTGGCCGGCGAGGGGCTGATCGACCAGCCGCGCCGGCCCGCCCGCTGGCAGCGGTTCGGCCAGGTCAGCAACCGCGGCTGGTACTGGGACAACATGGTGCTGCTGGGCGACGCCGCCCACACCACCCACTTCACGCTCGGGTCGGGCACGACCCTGGCCATGATGGACGGCGTCATGCTCGCCCAGATGCTCTACGAGCACGGCGAGGTCCCGGTGGCGCTGGCCGAGTTCGACCGGGCCGGCCGGGCCGCGCTGGCCCCGATACAGGCCCGGGCCAGGACGAGCATGGCCTGGTTCGAGCGGCTCGACGCCCAGTTCGACCGGGCCCGGCCGGTGGCCGACGGCGAGCCCGACCCGGTGAGCTTCGCCTACGCGATGGCCAACCGGCAGGGCGACCAGCCGCCGTGGCGGTACCAGACACACCGGGCGATGCAGGTCGGGGCCGTCCGACGGCTGCGCCGTGAGGTCGACTCGTCGGTGCGCTGGTACCTGGCCCGCCGCCGCGGCGAACCGGCCCGGCCCGGTTCCGCCCGCGGGGGGTCAGCCGCGTCGCCAGACCACCGGGACCTGGTTGCCGTTCGGTGA
- a CDS encoding response regulator transcription factor — protein MRVVLAEDLALLRDGLIRLLEAHGFEIVAAVDNAPQLVRELVTLRPDVAVVDVRLPPSHTDEGLRAALEARERIPGLPVLVLSQYVEQLYARELLADGRGGIGYLLKDRVSDIGQFVDAVRRVAAGGTALDPTVVARLLDSRRRRLPLDRLSPREREVLSHMAQGRSNAAIGAAMVITEKAVGKHTNSIFTKLGLMPSEDDNRRVLAVLAYLEG, from the coding sequence TTGCGGGTCGTGCTCGCCGAGGATCTCGCACTGCTGCGCGACGGGCTCATCCGGCTGCTCGAGGCGCACGGCTTCGAGATCGTCGCCGCGGTCGACAACGCCCCGCAGCTGGTGCGTGAGCTCGTCACGCTGCGCCCGGACGTCGCCGTGGTCGACGTCCGGCTGCCGCCGAGCCACACCGACGAGGGCCTGCGCGCCGCGCTCGAGGCACGGGAGCGCATCCCCGGGCTGCCGGTGCTCGTGCTCTCGCAGTACGTCGAGCAGCTCTACGCCCGTGAGCTGCTCGCGGACGGCCGGGGCGGCATCGGCTACCTGCTCAAGGACCGGGTCTCCGACATCGGCCAGTTCGTCGACGCCGTCCGGCGGGTCGCCGCCGGCGGGACGGCCCTCGATCCCACGGTGGTTGCCCGCCTGCTCGACAGCCGCCGCCGTCGCCTGCCGCTGGACCGCCTCAGCCCGCGCGAGCGCGAGGTCCTCTCGCACATGGCGCAGGGCCGGTCGAACGCGGCGATCGGCGCCGCGATGGTGATCACCGAGAAGGCCGTCGGCAAGCACACCAACAGCATCTTCACCAAACTGGGCCTGATGCCGTCCGAGGACGACAACCGGCGGGTCCTCGCCGTCCTCGCCTACCTCGAGGGCTGA
- a CDS encoding NAD(P)/FAD-dependent oxidoreductase, giving the protein MRNSITVARLARQVEARRRTDEGTTGGTDGGGGGPRPRVVVVGSGYAGLGVLRHLEARLPAAAAELVLVSPTDHLLYTSLLPQVAAGDIEPRHLAVSVRGALRRTVPHLGHATGVDLGRREITVVGMTDVPSTLPWDRLVLAPGALTRTFDIPGLAEHGLGMKNLAEAVYLRDHVLRQLEYADASDSDAERRARCTFVVVGAGYTGTELAAQMRRFTVEALGQFPRLDAGQVRWLLVDLAPRVLPELDEHLGTGAAKVLRERGVEVRLETSVTEVRADTVTLTDGDVIPAHTLVWCAGVTPNPLVSRLGAETVRGRLVVDECFRVPGTDGLFALGDAAAVPDVTKDGAPAGQTAQHAVRQGAAAGRNVAASLGHGRMRPYRHRDLGFVVDLGGADAVANPLGLPLSGLPAAVVTRGYHLLALGAGANRAYVTADWLLGAVVRPRIVQLGFLPPPNATIARVEQTELYGAP; this is encoded by the coding sequence ATGCGGAATTCCATCACCGTCGCCCGGCTGGCCCGCCAGGTCGAGGCGCGCCGGCGAACGGACGAGGGGACAACCGGGGGGACGGACGGCGGTGGCGGGGGACCCCGGCCGCGGGTCGTCGTCGTGGGCAGCGGCTACGCCGGGCTCGGCGTGCTGCGCCACCTGGAGGCGCGGCTGCCGGCCGCCGCCGCCGAGCTCGTGCTGGTCTCCCCCACGGATCATCTCCTCTACACCTCCCTGCTGCCCCAGGTGGCGGCGGGCGACATCGAGCCGAGGCACCTGGCGGTGTCCGTCCGCGGCGCGCTGCGCCGGACCGTGCCACACCTGGGCCACGCCACCGGGGTCGATCTCGGGCGCCGCGAGATCACGGTCGTCGGCATGACCGACGTCCCGTCCACGCTGCCGTGGGACCGGCTGGTGCTGGCCCCCGGGGCGCTCACCCGCACGTTCGACATCCCGGGGCTGGCCGAGCACGGGCTCGGGATGAAGAACCTGGCCGAGGCGGTCTACCTGCGGGACCACGTCCTGCGCCAGCTCGAGTACGCCGACGCGAGTGACTCGGACGCCGAGCGCCGCGCACGGTGCACGTTCGTCGTGGTCGGTGCCGGATACACCGGGACCGAGCTCGCCGCCCAGATGCGACGGTTCACCGTCGAAGCGCTCGGGCAGTTCCCCCGGCTCGACGCCGGGCAGGTCCGGTGGCTGCTGGTCGACCTCGCGCCCCGGGTGCTGCCCGAACTGGACGAGCACCTCGGTACCGGCGCGGCGAAGGTCCTGCGCGAACGCGGGGTGGAGGTACGGCTGGAGACCTCCGTGACCGAGGTGCGCGCGGACACGGTCACGCTCACCGACGGCGACGTCATCCCGGCGCACACGCTGGTCTGGTGCGCGGGGGTGACCCCCAACCCGCTGGTGAGCCGCCTGGGGGCGGAGACCGTGCGTGGGCGGCTGGTCGTCGACGAGTGTTTCCGGGTCCCCGGGACGGACGGCCTGTTCGCTCTCGGTGACGCGGCTGCGGTACCGGACGTGACGAAGGACGGCGCCCCCGCCGGGCAGACCGCCCAGCACGCGGTCCGGCAGGGCGCGGCGGCCGGGCGGAACGTCGCGGCGTCGCTGGGCCACGGCCGGATGCGCCCGTACCGGCACCGCGATCTGGGGTTCGTCGTCGATCTGGGCGGGGCGGACGCGGTCGCCAACCCGCTGGGCCTGCCGCTGTCCGGGCTGCCGGCGGCGGTGGTGACCCGGGGATACCACCTGCTCGCGCTCGGCGCCGGCGCCAACCGGGCCTACGTGACCGCCGACTGGCTGCTCGGCGCCGTGGTACGGCCGCGGATCGTGCAGCTCGGGTTCCTCCCGCCGCCGAACGCGACGATCGCGCGGGTCGAGCAGACGGAGCTGTACGGCGCGCCCTGA
- a CDS encoding HAF repeat-containing protein — protein MTGTTRARVRAEALAALTALTALTTAGAIGAAAALAPPAAAASPGGFSYHGGELELVALDLPTGAVSGLATDMNDDGVVIGQVWDEAFGGSGVVWRDGVPTSIPDTIPLAVNDSGQVAGIRFPSTGPNRGFVWTDGTLTTLEPTDPGPNRYSFASAIGADGTVVGLSGTDSPMMTGGAGEPAAEEPENGPTEAGQTTAGQPGTGQTGTGEAATGSAAENGGTVSDYPGATDTRATVWRDGNAVDLGTLGGSWSSAELINGHGQVAGISATADGQQHAFLSGPGGLRDLGTLGGSYSTPVDINDRGQVVGVSETADGHGHAFLWENGRMRDLGTSAGFTESSATAINERGQVLVESHEAPAYPVEGGIGGESVQKYPAFTSAASVWTAGQLQPVTGLGGDTASPADLADDGTVIGSATTLDGVDRPWVWVDGESHDLRGPAPLQSGSVAGINRSGLLVGYLGSPNGNQVPVVWRRG, from the coding sequence ATGACGGGCACCACGAGGGCGCGGGTGCGGGCCGAGGCGCTCGCCGCCCTCACCGCGCTCACCGCGCTCACCACCGCCGGCGCGATCGGCGCCGCGGCGGCGCTGGCTCCGCCCGCGGCCGCGGCCTCCCCCGGGGGGTTCTCCTACCACGGCGGTGAGCTGGAGCTGGTCGCGCTGGACCTGCCGACGGGCGCCGTGTCCGGGCTGGCCACCGACATGAACGACGACGGCGTGGTCATCGGGCAGGTCTGGGACGAGGCGTTCGGCGGCAGCGGGGTCGTGTGGCGCGACGGCGTCCCCACCTCGATTCCGGACACGATTCCGCTGGCGGTCAATGACAGCGGCCAGGTCGCCGGCATCCGGTTCCCGAGCACCGGGCCGAACCGGGGGTTCGTCTGGACGGACGGAACCCTGACCACCCTGGAGCCGACCGACCCCGGGCCGAACCGCTACAGCTTCGCGTCCGCGATCGGCGCCGACGGCACCGTGGTCGGGCTGAGCGGCACGGACTCCCCGATGATGACGGGCGGCGCCGGCGAGCCCGCGGCCGAGGAGCCGGAAAACGGACCGACCGAAGCGGGACAGACAACAGCGGGACAGCCCGGAACCGGGCAGACCGGAACCGGGGAGGCCGCAACGGGGAGCGCCGCGGAGAACGGCGGCACCGTCTCGGACTACCCGGGCGCGACCGACACCCGGGCGACGGTCTGGCGGGACGGGAACGCGGTCGACCTGGGCACGCTCGGCGGGTCGTGGAGCAGCGCCGAGCTGATCAACGGCCACGGGCAGGTCGCCGGGATCAGTGCGACCGCGGACGGCCAGCAGCACGCGTTCCTGTCCGGGCCGGGCGGGCTGCGCGACCTCGGCACCCTCGGCGGATCCTACAGCACCCCGGTCGACATCAACGACCGGGGCCAGGTCGTCGGGGTGAGCGAGACCGCGGACGGGCACGGCCACGCGTTCCTCTGGGAGAACGGGCGGATGCGCGACCTGGGCACGTCCGCCGGGTTCACCGAGAGCTCGGCCACCGCGATCAACGAGCGCGGCCAGGTGCTGGTGGAGAGCCACGAGGCCCCCGCGTACCCGGTCGAGGGCGGGATCGGCGGGGAGAGCGTCCAGAAGTACCCGGCGTTCACCTCCGCCGCCTCCGTCTGGACCGCCGGCCAACTGCAGCCGGTGACCGGGCTCGGCGGCGACACCGCCTCCCCGGCCGACCTCGCCGACGACGGCACCGTGATCGGATCGGCCACGACGCTGGACGGCGTCGACCGGCCCTGGGTGTGGGTCGACGGCGAGTCCCACGACCTGCGCGGCCCGGCGCCGTTGCAGTCCGGCTCGGTGGCCGGGATCAACCGTTCGGGTCTGCTGGTCGGCTACCTGGGATCACCGAACGGCAACCAGGTCCCGGTGGTCTGGCGACGCGGCTGA
- a CDS encoding sensor histidine kinase: MAHRRAARAREQVAAPVVIGLAAGAVVLLIWAAVGGGYFWPRWVWFGIGTVFWAAILVGGVRRIPPGRRRWLAATRAVAALAIPVDVVVWALSGGGYFWPVWTILGLVLVLAGHTWIVALMPAERERELTERVDALTRTRRGALDGQAAELKRIERDLHDGAQARIVSLAMNLGMAEALLYSDPVAAAKLLSDARLSAVGALDDLRAVMHSIHPSVLADRGLAGGIRALALDLSLPVRVDGDVPAGLPAAVESAVYFATAECLANVVKHSRAACGSVRFGYDGRMLIVVIADDGLGGADPALGQGLRGVVRRLEAFDGRMSVHSPAGGPTRITVTLPCPVLPCPVLPDPVLPDPRT, from the coding sequence ATGGCTCACCGGCGGGCGGCCAGGGCGCGCGAACAGGTGGCGGCCCCGGTCGTGATCGGGCTGGCGGCCGGGGCCGTCGTGCTGCTGATCTGGGCGGCCGTCGGCGGCGGCTACTTCTGGCCGCGCTGGGTGTGGTTCGGGATCGGCACCGTTTTCTGGGCCGCGATCCTCGTCGGAGGGGTCCGGCGGATACCGCCGGGGCGGCGCCGGTGGCTCGCCGCCACCCGGGCGGTGGCGGCGCTGGCCATCCCGGTCGACGTGGTGGTGTGGGCGCTGTCCGGCGGCGGCTACTTCTGGCCGGTCTGGACGATCCTCGGGCTCGTCCTGGTGCTCGCCGGCCACACCTGGATCGTCGCGCTGATGCCCGCCGAGCGGGAGCGTGAGCTCACCGAGCGGGTCGACGCGCTGACCCGCACCCGCCGTGGCGCGCTCGACGGGCAGGCCGCCGAGCTCAAGCGGATCGAGCGGGACCTGCACGACGGCGCCCAGGCCCGGATCGTCTCGCTGGCGATGAACCTCGGGATGGCAGAGGCCCTGTTGTACAGCGATCCGGTGGCGGCGGCGAAACTGCTCAGCGACGCCCGGCTGTCCGCGGTCGGCGCGCTCGACGACCTGCGGGCCGTCATGCACAGCATCCACCCCTCGGTGCTCGCCGACCGGGGGCTCGCCGGGGGGATCCGCGCGCTCGCGCTGGACCTGTCGCTGCCGGTCCGGGTGGACGGCGACGTCCCGGCCGGCCTGCCGGCGGCGGTCGAGTCGGCCGTCTACTTCGCGACCGCGGAATGCCTGGCCAACGTCGTCAAGCACAGCCGGGCCGCGTGTGGCTCGGTGCGGTTCGGCTATGACGGCAGGATGCTGATCGTGGTCATCGCGGACGACGGGCTCGGCGGGGCGGATCCCGCTCTCGGGCAGGGCTTGCGCGGGGTGGTGCGCCGGCTTGAGGCGTTCGACGGCCGGATGTCTGTGCACAGCCCGGCCGGGGGACCGACGAGGATCACGGTCACTCTGCCGTGTCCGGTCCTGCCGTGTCCGGTCCTGCCGGACCCGGTCCTTCCGGACCCGCGGACCTGA
- a CDS encoding lasso RiPP family leader peptide-containing protein — MKAIYETPAIQAQGSFRDATRLGFIIISGGGGWGWGGGWGWGWRGGWGGWGGGGWGWGGGWGW; from the coding sequence ATGAAGGCTATCTACGAGACACCGGCCATCCAGGCCCAAGGCTCGTTCCGTGACGCCACCCGCCTCGGCTTCATCATCATCAGCGGCGGAGGCGGCTGGGGCTGGGGCGGCGGCTGGGGCTGGGGCTGGCGCGGCGGCTGGGGCGGCTGGGGCGGCGGTGGCTGGGGCTGGGGTGGTGGCTGGGGCTGGTGA